One window of the Xiphias gladius isolate SHS-SW01 ecotype Sanya breed wild chromosome 11, ASM1685928v1, whole genome shotgun sequence genome contains the following:
- the LOC120796068 gene encoding sphingomyelin synthase-related protein 1-like gives MAPSEDSVSAWNCEHVAQWLQEEGFREYVELLCTQHRLDGPSLLALTEADLRCPPLGLTVLGDIKRLTLALRRLQRRNQAQVEELGLRPSESLPTGLSPGAAGGEWSCDGADRRYNGSESLCNGTELRLRNGDRSGYSSGAALCHTHSNGRCRQHLAGRLDPEVWKTVISSIYVIFVFGFTSFVMVIVHERVPDMRTYPPLPDIFLDSVPRIPWAFAMAEACGLVLCYMFLLILLLHKHRSILFRRLCSLMGTVFLLRCCTMFVTSLSVPGQHLKCASKTYDDSWGKIQRALAIWSGFGMTLTGVQTCGDYMFSGHTVVITMLNFFVTEYTPRTWNLIHTISWVLNLFGIFFILAAHEHYSIDVFIAFYITTRLFLYYHTLANTRAYQQSRRARIWFPMFSFFECNVNGPVPNQYHWPFNKPAFMKALIG, from the exons aTGGCACCGTCCGAGGACAGTGTGAGTGCCTGGAACTGCGAGCATGTGGCCCAGTGGCTGCAGGAAGAAGGTTTCAGGGAATATGTGGAGTTATTGTGCACCCAGCACCGCCTGGATGGCCCCAGCCTACTGGCTCTTACTGAGGCTGACCTGCGGTGTCCTCCACTGGGCCTGACGGTGCTGGGGGACATCAAGAGGCTGACCTTAGCCCTCCGCCGGCTTCAGAGACGGAACCAGGCCCAGGTGGAGGAGCTGGGTCTCCGGCCTTCAGAGAGCCTCCCCACTGGGCTCTCGCCGGGCGCCGCAGGAGGCGAGTGGAGCTGTGACGGAGCCGACAGGAGGTATAACGGAAGTGAAAGCTTGTGTAACGGGACCGAGCTGCGCCTGAGGAACGGTGATAGATCTGGATACAGTTCAGGAGCCGCGCTGTGCCATACACACTCCAATGGGAGGTGTAGGCAGCACCTGGCTGGTAGATTGGACCCAGAGGTGTGGAAGACAGTCATCAGTTCCATATatgtgatttttgtgtttggATTTACATCTTTTGTCATGGTCATTGTACATGAGCGGGTTCCAGACATGAGGACATACCCACCGCTGCCTGATATATTCCTGGACAG CGTTCCCAGAATACCTTGGGCTTTTGCAATGGCTGAAGCTTGTGGCCTTGTCCTGTGTTACATGTTTCTGTTGATCCTGCTCCTTCACAAACACAG GTCCATCCTCTTCAGGCGGTTGTGTTCTTTGATGGGAACTGTGTTTTTGCTTCGCTGCTGCACCATGTTTGTCACCTCGCTCTCTGTGCCGGGGCAGCACCTGAAGTGCGCCAGTAAG ACGTATGATGACTCCTGGGGGAAGATACAGAGGGCGCTAGCGATCTGGAGTGGATTTGGGATGACTCTGACTGGTGTCCAAACGTGTGGAGACTACATGTTCAGTGGACACACGGTTGTCATCACAATGCTCAACTTCTTTGTTACCGAAT ACACTCCACGAACCTGGAATCTGATTCACACCATCTCCTGGGTGTTAAACCTctttgggatttttttcatcctgGCGGCTCACGAGCACTACTCCATCGACGTGTTCATTGCCTTCTACATCACCACCCGCCTCTTCCTCTACTACCATACCTTAGCAAACACCCGTGCCTACCAGCAGAGCCGAAGGGCGCGCATTTGGTTCCCCATGTTCTCCTTCTTTGAGTGCAACGTGAACGGACCTGTCCCCAACCAGTATCACTGGCCCTTCAACAAACCTGCCTTCATGAAAGCTCTGATTGGATAG
- the LOC120796061 gene encoding dual specificity protein phosphatase 13-like isoform X6: protein MSDGKTDTGGASEVRCRDAQNSDPEEQEEEKRERETEVSEEGSVSREIPSLRELEEVLHSAPRSCRHGDEVWPNLYLGDMFMSHDKFGLWRLGITHVLNASHGKLCCKGSDDFYGTTVKYYGVPANDLPTFDLSPFFYPAAEFVHQALTSGGKVFAHCAVGVSRSAALILAYLMIHHRLTLLSSIRRVQEKRWICPNRGFLRQLAALDRRLQDRGLNEPK, encoded by the exons ATGTCTGACGGAAAGACGGACACAGGCGGCGCCTCGGAGGTGAGATGCCGCGACGCTCAAAACTCAGACccggaggagcaggaggaggagaagcgcGAACGGGAAACGGAGGTCTCGGAGGAGGGCTCCGTTTCCCGGGAGATCCCGTCGCTCCGGGAGCTGGAGGAGGTTTTACACTCAGCTCCGCGCTCCTGTCGCCACGGAGATGAGGTGTGGCCGAACCTGTATCTGGGAGACAT GTTTATGTCTCACGACAAGTTTGGGCTCTGGCGGCTGGGCATCACCCACGTGCTGAATGCCTCGCATGGTAAACTGTGCTGTAAGGGCAGTGACGATTTCTATGGAACCACGGTGAAATATTACGGAGTCCCGGCGAACGACCTCCCAACCTTTGACCTTTCACCTTTTTTCTACCCCGCGGCCGAGTTCGTTCACCAGGCTTTGACATCAGGAG GAAAGGTGTTCGCGCACTGTGCTGTGGGTGTGAGCCGCTCGGCCGCGTTGATCCTAGCCTACCTGATGATCCATCACCGCCTCACTCTGCTGTCCTCTATACGCCGTGTGCAAGAGAAACGCTGGATTTGCCCAAACAGGGGCTTTCTGCGTCAGCTTGCAGCCCTAGACCGAAGACTGCAGGACAGGGGGTTGAATGAGCCAAAATAA